Within Chelatococcus sp. HY11, the genomic segment GCCGGCCTCGTAAAGGCGGCCGACGCCCTGCGCTTCAGCCTGCAATGTCGCCGCCAGATCGTGGCTGCCGATCAGGCCGAGCATCGCCTCGAACCTGGCCTTGTCGGCGACCGCGGCGAATTTTCCTTCGAAAACTGTCGCGAGGTCGGAAAACTTCATATCGGGAATAATAGTCGGATCTTGCTCAATAATCTGAATGAACTGATCACTATAGCTCACCTGACCGGCGGCTTGGAACTCTTCGACCTTGTAATTCGGATCCCGCCAGTTGGCGATGATCACGGCAGACTTGGTCGTATTGTTGATGAAAACCAGGTGCTTGCCGCCGTCAAGCGTTGCCGAGGCAGTGAGATCGCCGATCGAAAAGAACTCGTCCAGGTTGAGCACGTCGTAGCCGCCGCCGTGATCGGCCACGACCATGAGGCCTCCCCCCGGCACATAGGTATCGTCACCCCAGCCCCCCGCGGCGGCGGCGAAGACAGCCTCGGTATTGGCTTTGAACCGGTCGTTGCCGCCCAACCCGTATGTGATGGAATTGGAGACGTTGACATCAACGACGTCATGCGCGGACGTCTTAAAATATTCGGTGAGAGTGACTTCTGCCATGCTCGCCTCCGGCCCTGATGGTAATAAAAAATAATACCAGAGCAGTGCAGCGACGCCTACCCCTGCGGTATCGGGTGACGCGGCGTCACAGCGGGGTCTCGGATTGCTGGAGCGATCAAGGCCCTCAAAAAGGCAAACCCGGCTGGCGCTCCGATGCGCCGGCCGGCCGAAACATGGATACGGGCGAGAACGGGACTGGTTACTGCCCGCGTACCGCCTTCACCGCCACATCCGGGAAATCGCTGAACACACCATCCACGCCGAGATCGATATAGGCGCGGATTTCGGCGACAGGGTCGCCCTTGAAGTTCGATGCGAGATTGCGCGGCTCGGCGCGGAAGGTCCAGGTGAAGACCTTGAGGCCCTCGGCATGGGCATTCTTGACCACATCGGTGGGCGGCAGCAACGTCCGGTCGGCCCAGTCCAGCTTGCCGTCACCATTGAGGTCGTCCGGCTTGCCGTCGCCATTCGCATCCGAATATTTCGCCGAGAGAATATAGGGCTTCCAGGGCGCGACGATATCCGCATAGGTAGCGATTTCCTTCAGCCCCTCGGCGGTGACGAGGTCCTTGAAGGTGCGCTTGTCGCCCGCGACGACGAAGTCATAGGGCTGCGCGAGCGGAACGGCGAGGACGATCTCACCGTTCGGGCCGACGTCGTCAGCGTCGACGAGCTGGGCGAGACGGACGTTCGTCTTGCCACGCAGATATTTGAGGTTGCCGACCTCGAAGCTCTGGATGACGACAGGCGCCTCCTTCGCCGTCCAGCCGGCGGCGGCCAACATGGCGACGAGCTTGTCCTCCAGGGGAATGCCAGCCTGCTGGTGGAACGTCGGGTGCTTCGTTTCCGGCGCGATGCCGATCGGCCGCCCGACGCGGGTGCTCTCCGCCTTGGCGAGGTCGATGACCTCCTGAAGGGTGGGAATGCGGAACTTGCCGTCGAAGCTCTTGTCGCGACCGGCCATGGGCTGTTTCGCGAACAGGGTCTTGATCTCGGTGAGGGTGAAATCGCCCGCGAACCAGTCCGTGACATCCACGCCGTCCAGCTTCTTGGTAGTCTTGCGGGTCGCGAATTCCGGACGATCGGCGACGTCTGTGGTGCCCGAGAGCATGGGCTCATGGCGGACGACAAGCACGCCGTCCCTGGTCGATACCACGTCCGGCTCGATGAAGTCCGCGCCCTGCTCGATCGCGAGCTTGTAGCCCTCCAAGGTGTGGTCCGGGCGATAGCCACTCGCGCCGCGATGCGCGATCACGGTGGCGGTAGGGGCCGCGCTTTGCGCGAAGGATGGCGCGGCGGGCGCGCAGGCAATGACGATGGCGGTGGCAACGAGCAATGGGCGCAGCATGGACTGGATCCTCCAGGATGTTCGCGCACCCTAGGCAGCGGATATGACGGCGCGATAACGCCGTTTCCGCGACGCTCGCCTGTCGGAAACCACAAGACTTGCTATGATCACGACGGGAGGTATCGCCATGAAGATTTGCATACCGGTCTTGTCTACCGCCCTTTTCCTCAACGTAGCACCGTTCACGCCAGCGCTCGCGCAGGACCAGACCCTGCGGACGATCGACGTGCCAGCCGGCAAAACCAGCCAGCTGTCCGTCCATTCCGGCGCCTTCGCGGATTGCAGTCCGAAACCGCTGGTCGAGATCCGGGTCGACAAGATCCCAACCGCCGGGACCCTCGCGGTTCGCGATGCGAGGGTGCGGGTGCGTACCGGCAACTGCGCGGGCAAGGAATATCCCGCTCGCATCGTTCTCTACCAGGCGCCCGTCAAAGTGGGAGCGACGGACAGCGCGAGCTATACGGTCACATCAGGGGACCGCGTGAACATTTTTGGTGTCAACATCAACGTGGTGGCGCCAAAGCCCTGAGGGAGCGGCTCTGCAGCGATACGAGCCAGACGATGGAGCGATCTTCGAGAACCTCCTGAGAGCCAAGCGCATTATTGCGCACTCAGCGGCGACAATAGAGGATGCTTAAAGGAGCGCCTTCTCGTACTCTTCGGGCTTGAAGCCGACGAGCGGGCTCCCACCAATCACCAGAACCGGGCGCTTGATCATCGACGGCTGCGCGAGCATCAGCGCCACAGCCTTCTCCTCCGTCAAATCCGCGCGCTGCGCCTCCGGCAGCTTGCGAAATGTCGTACCCGCCCGATTCAAGAGCTTCTCCCAGCCAACGGCCTTGATCCAGGCCTTGAGATGCGCCGCGTCGATGCCATCGACCTTGTAGTCGTGGAAGCTATAGGCGATGCCGTGGTCGTCGAGCCAGGAACGCGCCTTTTTCATCGTGTCGCAGTTCTTGATGCCGTAGATTGAAAGGGGTTTGGCCATAACATTCCATTCCGAGGCGTGTTCCATCCCGAAGGCATTGAGTCTATATCAGCCAAGCTTACGCCTGCCTATCAACGGCTGCATTTCCTCCACGGATCACTATGAAGCGCGTGCTTTTTGTCTGTCGGCGCAATAGGCTCCGCAGCCCCACCGCCGAGCAGGTCTTCGCCGTGTGGCCGAGCCCCGACAAGCCCAGCGTCGAGACGGCCTCGGCGGGTCTCAGTCCGGACGCGGAAGAAAGACTGTCGCCGGAGCATATCGAATGGGCCGATACGATCCTTGTGATGGAGCGCGCCCACAAAGCCCAGCTGACCGCGCGATTTGGCAAGCATCTGAAGGGCAAGCGCGTGGCGAGCCTCGACATCCCCGACAATTACGACTTCATGGACCCGGCTTTGATCGCGCTGCTCATGAAGAAGGTGCCCCGCTATATCAGCCCTTAAGGGGTAGAACGAGGTTCAACGTCCGGTCGTCGGCCCTTCATCGCCGTCGTCGTCCAGCGGGTCATCATCCCGCGCGGGGATCACATAGCCGCCGGACAGCCAGCGGTTGAGGTCGATATCCGCGCAGCGCTTGGAGCAGAACGGCCGCCAGCGCAAAGTCGACGCCTTCCCGCAGATCGGGCAGGGCTTGCTGTCGTCAGCCCCGCCGCCCGGCTGGTCCGCGCCACTTGTATTGTCGTTGTCCGCGATCGGCACCATCGCCCTAAGCCGCGTTCAGCC encodes:
- a CDS encoding DUF4214 domain-containing protein, which codes for MAEVTLTEYFKTSAHDVVDVNVSNSITYGLGGNDRFKANTEAVFAAAAGGWGDDTYVPGGGLMVVADHGGGYDVLNLDEFFSIGDLTASATLDGGKHLVFINNTTKSAVIIANWRDPNYKVEEFQAAGQVSYSDQFIQIIEQDPTIIPDMKFSDLATVFEGKFAAVADKARFEAMLGLIGSHDLAATLQAEAQGVGRLYEAGLNRMADIAGLNFWYDAYMEWGRDKITLARAIIESAEFQQNFGNAYTQSAESYVNVLYLNVLGRKSDAAGAFYWTELLNTGALSREGVLMAFADSAENMAQSAYLAGIVDAGGGEWAFS
- a CDS encoding glycerophosphodiester phosphodiesterase, encoding MLRPLLVATAIVIACAPAAPSFAQSAAPTATVIAHRGASGYRPDHTLEGYKLAIEQGADFIEPDVVSTRDGVLVVRHEPMLSGTTDVADRPEFATRKTTKKLDGVDVTDWFAGDFTLTEIKTLFAKQPMAGRDKSFDGKFRIPTLQEVIDLAKAESTRVGRPIGIAPETKHPTFHQQAGIPLEDKLVAMLAAAGWTAKEAPVVIQSFEVGNLKYLRGKTNVRLAQLVDADDVGPNGEIVLAVPLAQPYDFVVAGDKRTFKDLVTAEGLKEIATYADIVAPWKPYILSAKYSDANGDGKPDDLNGDGKLDWADRTLLPPTDVVKNAHAEGLKVFTWTFRAEPRNLASNFKGDPVAEIRAYIDLGVDGVFSDFPDVAVKAVRGQ
- a CDS encoding ArsC family reductase, producing the protein MAKPLSIYGIKNCDTMKKARSWLDDHGIAYSFHDYKVDGIDAAHLKAWIKAVGWEKLLNRAGTTFRKLPEAQRADLTEEKAVALMLAQPSMIKRPVLVIGGSPLVGFKPEEYEKALL
- a CDS encoding phosphotyrosine protein phosphatase, with product MKRVLFVCRRNRLRSPTAEQVFAVWPSPDKPSVETASAGLSPDAEERLSPEHIEWADTILVMERAHKAQLTARFGKHLKGKRVASLDIPDNYDFMDPALIALLMKKVPRYISP
- the yacG gene encoding DNA gyrase inhibitor YacG → MVPIADNDNTSGADQPGGGADDSKPCPICGKASTLRWRPFCSKRCADIDLNRWLSGGYVIPARDDDPLDDDGDEGPTTGR